CATGCTCGCCGGCCGAAACCGGCTTGAGGATCGTCGCGCACAGGGCAGGCGTCAGAATCAACGCGACGAGCACCGACAGCACCATGGCCGAGACGATCGTCAGCGAGAACTGACGATAGATCGCGCCGACGGAGCCGCCCGACAGCGCCACCGGCACGAACACGGCCGACAGCACGAGCGCCACGCCGACGAGCGCGCCCGTGATCTGGCCCATCGCCTTGCGGGTCGCGTCGCGTGGCGAGAGCCCCTCCTCGCGCATCACGCGCTCGACGTTTTCGACCACGACGATCGCATCGTCGACGAGCAAACCGATCGCGAGCACGAGCCCGAACATCGACAGCACGTTGATCGAGAAACCCACCACGTTCATGATCGCGAACGTGCCGAGCAGCACGACGGGCACGGCGATCGTCGGAATCAGCGTCGCGCGCAGGTTCTGCAGGAACAGATACATCACGAGAAAGACGAGCACGATGCCTTCGAGCAGCGTCTTGACCACTTCCTCGATCGACAGGCGCACGAACGGCGTCGTGTCGTACGGGTACTTCACGACGAGCCCGTGCGGAAAGTACTTCGACAGATCATTGATCTTCGCGCGCACTTCCTTGGCCGTTTGCAGCGCATTCGCGCCCGTCGCGAGCTGGATACCCATACCCGCGGTCGGCTGGCCGTTGTACTTCGTGTCGAAGTTGTACGTCTCGCCGCCGAGCTCGATGCGCGCGACGTCCTTGATGCGCACCTGCGAGCCGTCCGAATTCACCTTGAGCTGGATGTCGCCGAAATCCTTCGGCGTGCGCAGCAGCGTTTGCTCGGTGATCGTCGCTTGCAGCATCTGGCCCGGCACGGCAGGCGTGCCGCCGAGCTGGCCGCCCGCGATCTGGACGTTTTGCGCCTGCAATGCGTTGACGACATCGCCCGGCGTCAAGCCGTAGTTCGTCAGCTTGTTCGGATCGAGCCAGATCCGCATCGCATACTGCGTGCCGAACAGCGTCACGGTACCGACGCCGTCGAGACGGCTGATCGGATCCTCGATGTGGGAGGCGACGTAGTTGGCGAGATCGTACTTGTTCATGCTGCCGTCTTCGGAGACGAACGCGAGCACGAGCAAGAAGCTGCTGCTCGATTTCGTCACCTTCGTGCCGAGTTGCTGCACGACCGTCGGCAACAGCGGCGTCGCGAGCGACAGCTTGTTCTGCACCTGCACCTGCGCGATGTCGGGGTTCGTGCCGGCATCGAACGTCAGCGTGATCGTTGCCGTGCCCGAGTCGTCGCTCGTCGAAGACAAGTACAGCAGGTGATCGAGGCCGCTCATCTGCTGCTCGATGACCTGCGTGACGGTGTTTTCGACCGTCTTCGCCGATGCGCCCGGATAGCTCGCCGAGATTTGGATCGACGGCGGCGCAATCGTCGGGTACTGCGCGATCGGTAGATTGAAGATCGACGCGATCCCCGCGAGCATCAGGATGATCGCAATCACCCACGCGAAGATCGGCCGATCGATAAAGAACTTAGCCATGTAGCGCGCGCTCCGTGATCAAGCGGCGGGCGCTGAAGCGCCCGATGCGGGCGCGGCACCGCTGGCGGCGGCATCCGAGGCGCCGGAGGCCACCGCCGGCAACTGCGCCGGTACCGGTTTCACTTGCATGCCGGGATGGACCTTTTCCGTGCCTTGGACGATCACGCGATCGCCGCTTTGCAGGCCGCCGTCGACGACCCAGTCCGGACCTTGCATGCCGGACGTCACGAGCTCGCGCGGCACGACCTTGTCATCCGCACCGACGACGAGCGCGATCGCCGCGCCCTTTTGATCGTGCGTCACGCCGATCTGCGGCACGAGCATCGCGTGCTCGTTGACGCCTTCCTCGATGCGCGCTCGCACGAACATGCCCGGCAGCAGCACGCGGTTCGGGTTCGGGAAGATCGCGCGGATCGTCACCGAACCCGTCGATTGATCGACGGTCACGTCCGAGAACTGCAGCTTGCCCGGCAGCGGATACGGCCGCCCGTCTTCGAGAATCAGCGTGACCTTGGCTGCGCCGGGCCCGCTCGTCTTCAAGCGCCCTTCCTGCGCGTCGCGGCGCAGCTTGAGGCCGTCGAGACTCGATTGCGTCAGATCGACGTAGACCGGGTCGAGCTGCTGGATCGTATCCATCAGCGTGGCTTGGCTCGCTTGCACATAGGCGCCCGGCGTGACCTGCGAGACGCCCGTGCGGCCCGAGATCGGCGCGACGACGTCGGTATAGCCAAGGTTGATCTGCGCCGTTTCGACGCCGGCCTTGCCTGAGGCGACATCGGCTTGCGCCTGGCCCTGCGCCGCCACGGCGTTGTCGTAGTCTTGCTTGCTGACGGCGTTCGCGGCGACGAGCACCTTGTAGCGGTTGGCCTGCGCGGTCGTGGTCGCGAGATTGGCCTGCGCCTTCGCGAGCGTCGCCTTCGCGCTGTCGAGCGCAGCCTGGTAGGGCGCCGGGTCGATCTTGTAAAGCCGCTGCCCCGCCTTCACCTCACCGCCTTCCGTGAACTCGCGGCGCAGCACGACACCGTCGACGCGCGCACGCACTTGCGCCACGAGGAACGCACTCGTGCGGCCCGGCAGTTCGGTGACCACGGGCACCGCGCTCGGCTGTACGGTGATGACGCCCACTTCAGGCGTTTGCTGCGGCGGCGCGGCGGGCTTCTGTCCGCACGCCGCGAGCGCCACGGCCGCGGTGGCGGCGCAGATTAAGCGAAATGGAACCGGTTGGACACGCATGGAGCGACCTCTGGTCTATAACTTGGGAACGAAATGATCCTGCCGCGCCTCTTCCCCCGCGAGGCGCGCGGCGCGACGTTCGTCGCAAAACGCTTGATGTAAGTCGATGGGCGCCGGCCCGGGCGCCCTATCTTGGGCGCTGCGCGAGCCGCGCAAGAAGCGCGCGATGACGACACGGTGAAGCTGGCGCTCGCGCACAAACGACTGACGATAATACCCGCGATTCCACTTAGGGCACTTCAAGCTACGCCGCGTATTTTATATACATCCTCGACTGTATGTAAAATGCATGCCATTACACGATGTTCCTGAGCCACGCGCACGCTTGCCTTTTCGAGCGGATGCGTAGCAACAGAACCGACGGCGGCCGGATGCCCGCACCAACGCCCATCTCGCGGGCAGCACGAAATGGTCAGACGAACGAAGGAAGAGGCCCTGCAGACGCGCCACCGCATTCTCGACGCGGCCGAGCAGGTGTTTTACGACAAGGGCGTATCGCGCACGTCGCTGGCCGACATCGCCGCGCAGGCGGGCGTCACGCGCGGCGCGATCTATTGGCATTTCGCGAACAAGGGCGATTTGTTCACGGCGATGTTCGACCGCGTGCTGCTACCGCTCGACGAGCTGAGCGCGCGGCCGGCCGATGCGGCCGACGACGATCCGCTCGCGCGCCTGGCCTTGGTGTTGAAATGGTGCTTGCAGGCAGCCTCGACCGACCCGCGCCGGCGGCGCGTGTTCGACATTCTGTTCTTGAAGTGCGAGTTCGTCGATGAAATGGGCCCCGTCAAGGAGCGCCATCAGACGAGCATGCGCGAGGGCGTCGGCAAGATCGAGACCGATTTGATCCTCGCCGTCGAGAAGGGCCAACTGCCGGCCGAACTCGACACGCGGCGCGGCGCGCTATATTTGCACGCTTTCGTCGGCGGATGCCTGCGCGATACGCTGCTGCTGCCGGCATCGGTCGATTTCGCTTCGCATTGCGATGCGTTCGTCGACGCCTGCATCGATGCACTGCGTACAAGCCGGGCGTTGCGCAAGGAGCCGCCTCCCGCTCATCACTGAACGTATGCCGGCGCTCGAGACGAATCAAACCACGGCGGCGGCTCGCGCTCTCGCCTTCTTGTTCGATGCGCCGATCGACCCGCCCTCGATCGGCTTGCCCGCGTCGACGGCGGCGATCCAATCGTCCGTGCCGACCACCGCGGCGAAGCGCGAATGCATGACGACCGTGAACGTGCGGTGAATCTCCTCCGCACTCGCGTAGCCCGCGTCGTTCTCATAAGGCACCGCGCCCGTCGCGTCGTTCAGATACTCGACCTTCATCCCGGCGTGCGACGCATGCAGAACCGTCGACACGTTGCAGTTGTGCGTCATGTAGCCGACGACCGTGAGCGTGTCGATGCGGCGCGCAGCCAGCCAGTCGGCGAGGTCGGTGCCGGCGAAGGAGCTCGGCAGCGTCTTCTCGATCAAGTGGTCATGCCCGCGGTCGGCGACGACCGGATGCAGCGCGCCGCCGTGAGAGCCGCGCGCAAACAGCGACGCATCGGGCGGCGATACCTGCTGAACGACGATCACGGGCACCGCGTGCGCACGCGCGGCATCCATCGCGCGGCCGATGTTCGCGAGGGAATCTTGCACGGGCGGGTATTCGATGGGCAGATCGCCGGTGACGTATTCGTTTTGGACGTCGATGACGATCAATGCGCGGCGCGGCGACGTGAACATGATTCAAGCTCCTTTCGGTGTTGGGCATGGACGTCATTGTTCCCGGAACGGTAGGCGTACGACAGTGGCCCAAGTGTCATTCATCGATATAATCGGGCCATACCTGCGCCATAACCGGCCCATTCGCAATTTCACCCACCGTTTCGGCGTTCATCGTCTCTTTCAAAGGCCGCCATGACGCTCGCCCGCTCCTCGCCCGCCGATCCTCCCGTCATCGCCGTCGTCGCTGTCGTCGCATTCGGCGGCATCAGCCCATTCCATCTGTCGGTCCCGTGCATCGTCTTCGGCGAGGACTACGGCGCAGGCGGCGTCCCGCGCTTCGACGTGCGCGTCTGCGCCGCGGAACCCGGCATGCTGCGCACGACCGCCGGCTTCGCGATCGCGGCGCCGCACGGACTCGAAGCAATCGCAGCCGCCGACATCGTGATCGTGCCAAGCTGGCGCGATGCACTCGAGCCCCCGTGCGAGGCGCTCATTCAAGCGCTGCGCGCCGCTCACGCACGCGGGGCACAGATGGTGGGATTGTGTCTCGGGGCATTCGTCTTGGCCGCGGCCGGCATACTCGAGGGCCGCCTGGCCACGACGCATTGGGCCTGGGCCGAGACGTTCGCCTGCCGCTTTCCGGCCGTGCGCGTCGACGCGGCCGTGCTCTACGTCGAAGACGGCAACGTGCTGACGTCGGCCGGCACCGCCGCCAGCCTCGATTGCTGCCTGCACCTGTTGCGCCGCCGCTGCGGCGCCCGCGCGGCCAACTACGTGGCGCGTCGCCTCGTCGTGCCGCCGCATCGACAAGGCAGCCAGGCGCAGTTCGTGGAGCAGCCGCTCGGCATCCGCGCGCGTGACGAACGGCTGTCGAGCCTGCTCGACTGGGTACTGGAAAATTTGGGGGAGCCGCACTCGCTCGATTCGCTCGCGCAGCGTGCGCTGATGAGCCGGCGCACGTTTACGCGGCGCTTCAAGCTGGCGACGGGCACGACAGTCGGCGCGTGGCTACTCGGCGCGCGCCTGTCGCGTGCGCAGCAGTTGCTCGAGACCACGGACGACAACGTCGACGTCGTCGCCGAAACGGCAGGCTTCGGTTCGGCCGTATCGCTGCGCCAGCACTTCGCCGAGGCGTTCAATACGACGCCGTCGAACTACCGGCGCGAATTTCAAGGCGTGTGAGGTTGACCGACCGCGGACGGCTCACCCGAACCAATGCGACGCGTACAGCAGCACGGCGACAAGCACGACGATGGCCACCCAAGCCCACGCCGGCATCGCTTGCGGCGGCGATACGCGATGAAGCCCATGTGCGCCGCGCGGCGATACCAGCGTGCCGGCCGCCCGACCGGCGAGTACGGCCGCCGCATTGTGCTCCCACGATTTGCGGCCGAGCCCGGCCAGATTGATCGGCCTCAGAAAGACATGCTGACGGCGCGGACCGCCGGCGGCGCGGTTTGCCCGCTTGCCGTGCTTGGCCTCGACCACGGCGCAAAATTCGGCGAAGAAATCGTCGGCGAGCTCGTGCAGCGCGTTCTCGATCTGCCGCGGCGGCAACTCGGCCAACGGCCCCGTCAGCGTCGCCCAGACGGAGTAGTCGATGCGCGTCGCGCTCGCTTCTCCGCTTTCGTCGGCGGAACCATCCCCCTTGAGCATGATGTCGATTTGACCGCGCAGCGATCCGACACCGGTCGCACATGCCTTGAAGTTCAGCGTACGGTGCAGCGAGTCGGCCGCCGCCTCGAGCGCCGCCCCCCCGAGCCGGGCTTCAACGCTCGCCAAGTGCGCGCGCACGTCGTAGCGTGCACGCAGCGGCCCGAGCGGCACGGTCAAGGTCAGTCCATACTCGCCGCTCGGCATCCGGCTGAAGGTCTCGCAATTTTCGAGGCTTGCCCGCAGCAATGCGATGTCTTGCAAAGCATCCCGGACCGCGGACGGAGCGAGCGGGATACGCAGCGCGTCGGTCAATTGCATGGCGGTCTCCTCGATGCCCTCGCCTACGAGGTTTGATCGATGCGGTCGACGCGGGACGAATAGAACGCCACGCAGTCTTTGATCGCCTCGGCGCCCGACAACGGGGACTCGTAGCTCCACGCCGCGTCGACGACGGGCCCGTCCTCTTCAGTACGCAAATGAAAATAGGAAGCGTCGCCCTTATACGGACAGTGCGAGCCGCTTTCGGAGCGCTGCAAGCGCGTCATGTTCACGTCTTCTCGCGGGAAGTAGAAGACGTCCGGCAGGCCGGTTTCCTTCAGCGTCAATCCTTTACGCGTGTCGGCAATCGTGATGCCGCCATGGATGACGCGCAGACGGTGAGAGTTCGGCTCGATATCGATACGATGTGAGGCATCGGCATTCGTCATAGCAATTCCTCTCGCAAGGCGTATGCCGGGTGCCCGTGTGCATCGCACAAAAAAAGCCACGAGCGGGCGCCCGTGGCTTCATTATCGGCGAAAGTCGGGCCGCGTGCTCGGCCCGACCGCGGACTATTGCGTATTCCAGTGGAAATCTGCGCGCGCACCCGGCGTCTTTGCAACGTTGACCTCGCGCGTCTGGTCGTCGTCCTTGTAGCGCGCGTGCACGGTGTAGTGGCCCGGTGGCAGCTTCACGAGCATGTAGGGCCCGCGCGAATCGGCTTTGAGCACATCGGCGTCGTGCGGACCGACGATGCGCACATGGACGTCGGCCAGGTAGTCGGAACCGGGCCCCGTGAAGCGCATGGCGAGCGGCCATTGATGCGCGGCGCTCTTGAGCGCCGCCGACTCGTCGCTGCCGACGCCGCCCGAGACATAGGCCACGTCGCCCTTGTGCTGAATCTGCGGCATGCCGCCGCCGTTCGTATTGCCCGCGCTCGTCATATCGGTGGTCGTGCCGCCGACCGTGCCCGAGCCTTGCGCAAACGCGCCGGCCGTCAAGCCGAGCGCCGCCGCCGCAACGGCCGTGGCGAGCATTGCTTTCTTGGTGGTTCGCGTTTTCATTGCATCGCTCCTTCGAGTTGCGCGCCCGTCGACTTGCGACTGCCGGCGCTACGGGAATCAGGCAAGCAAACGCCGTTCCCGGCGGGCCGCGCTTCTTGCTGCGCGGCCCTCTACGAGCTGACGCCCGCAAACGTCAGCCCAAATCGACCGGCACGAAGATCTGCGCGTTGTCGCGCTGGATCAACAGCGCAACGCTGTTGCCGGCTTTGGCGATGACGTCGCGCAGTTGCTGAACGGACGTCACCGGATGACCGTTGACGGCAAGGATCACGTCGCCGGGTTGGATGCCCGCGCTGGCCGCCGGGCCGCTCGACTGCTGCACGAGCAAACCGTGCGTGAGCGACGTGCCGCTGCGTTCTTGCGGCGTGAGCGAACGCACCGCCACGCCGAGACGCCCTTGCTCCGACCCCTGCGTGCCTTTGTCCGCCACCTTCGTATCGGACAACGAGCCGAGCGTGACCGTCACCTGCTTCTTGCTCTTGTCGCGCCAGATGTCGAGCGTCGCCTTCGTGCCCGGCTTCATGCTCGCGATTTGCGACGGCAGGTCGGTCGAGTCGTTCACGGCCGTGCCGTTGACGGCCAAGATGACGTCGCCTGCCTGCAAGCCGGATTTCGCGGCCGGACCGTCCGGGTCGACCGAGCTGACGAGCGCGCCGACCGGCTTTTGCAAGCCGAACGACTCGGCCAGTGTCTGATTGACGCCCTGCACGGCCACGCCGAGCCGGCCGCGGCTCACGTGGCCCGTCTTCACGAGTTGGTCCTTCACGCGCATCGCCTCGTCGATCGGAATCGCGAACGACAGGCCCTGGAAGCCGCCCGTCTGCGAATAGATCATCGAGTTGATGCCGATCACCTGCCCTTCCAGATTGAACAGCGGGCCGCCCGAGTTGCCGGGATTCACGGGCACGTCGGTCTGGATGAACGGCGTGTAGTTCTCGTTCGGCAGCGAGCGCCCCTTCGCGCTGATGATGCCGGAGGTGACCGTGTTGTCGAACCCGTAGGGCGAGCCGATCGCCACGACCCACTGGCCGACCTTGCTCTGGTTAGGATCGCCGATCTTCACGATCGGCAGATTCGAGGCGTTGATCTTGAGTACCGCGACGTCGGACTGCTTGTCGGTGCCGACCACCTTCGCGCGGAACTCGCGCTTGTCGGTCAGCTTGACGGTCACGACGTTGGCGCCGTCGACGACGTGCGCATTGGTCAGGATGTAGCCGTCGTTGCTGATGATGAAGCCCGAACCGAGGCTCGCGCTCGGCACGTCGTCCTGTCCGCCCCCACCGCCGCCGCTATCGCCACCGTTGAAGCCCGGGAACTGGCCGTAGAAACGCTTGAAGAATTGGTAGAAAGGATCGTCGGGGTCGACGGGCAGTTGCTGCATCGAGCGTTGCGCCGTCTGCTTCACGACGTGCTTCGCGCTGATGTTGACGACCGCGGGCCCATAAGTTTCCACGAGCCCGGAGAAATCGGGAATACCCGTTTTCGCGGCGGCTTCCGC
The sequence above is a segment of the Trinickia acidisoli genome. Coding sequences within it:
- a CDS encoding efflux RND transporter periplasmic adaptor subunit, yielding MRVQPVPFRLICAATAAVALAACGQKPAAPPQQTPEVGVITVQPSAVPVVTELPGRTSAFLVAQVRARVDGVVLRREFTEGGEVKAGQRLYKIDPAPYQAALDSAKATLAKAQANLATTTAQANRYKVLVAANAVSKQDYDNAVAAQGQAQADVASGKAGVETAQINLGYTDVVAPISGRTGVSQVTPGAYVQASQATLMDTIQQLDPVYVDLTQSSLDGLKLRRDAQEGRLKTSGPGAAKVTLILEDGRPYPLPGKLQFSDVTVDQSTGSVTIRAIFPNPNRVLLPGMFVRARIEEGVNEHAMLVPQIGVTHDQKGAAIALVVGADDKVVPRELVTSGMQGPDWVVDGGLQSGDRVIVQGTEKVHPGMQVKPVPAQLPAVASGASDAAASGAAPASGASAPAA
- a CDS encoding CoxG family protein → MQLTDALRIPLAPSAVRDALQDIALLRASLENCETFSRMPSGEYGLTLTVPLGPLRARYDVRAHLASVEARLGGAALEAAADSLHRTLNFKACATGVGSLRGQIDIMLKGDGSADESGEASATRIDYSVWATLTGPLAELPPRQIENALHELADDFFAEFCAVVEAKHGKRANRAAGGPRRQHVFLRPINLAGLGRKSWEHNAAAVLAGRAAGTLVSPRGAHGLHRVSPPQAMPAWAWVAIVVLVAVLLYASHWFG
- a CDS encoding cysteine hydrolase family protein; translation: MFTSPRRALIVIDVQNEYVTGDLPIEYPPVQDSLANIGRAMDAARAHAVPVIVVQQVSPPDASLFARGSHGGALHPVVADRGHDHLIEKTLPSSFAGTDLADWLAARRIDTLTVVGYMTHNCNVSTVLHASHAGMKVEYLNDATGAVPYENDAGYASAEEIHRTFTVVMHSRFAAVVGTDDWIAAVDAGKPIEGGSIGASNKKARARAAAVV
- a CDS encoding DUF427 domain-containing protein translates to MTNADASHRIDIEPNSHRLRVIHGGITIADTRKGLTLKETGLPDVFYFPREDVNMTRLQRSESGSHCPYKGDASYFHLRTEEDGPVVDAAWSYESPLSGAEAIKDCVAFYSSRVDRIDQTS
- a CDS encoding TetR family transcriptional regulator gives rise to the protein MVRRTKEEALQTRHRILDAAEQVFYDKGVSRTSLADIAAQAGVTRGAIYWHFANKGDLFTAMFDRVLLPLDELSARPADAADDDPLARLALVLKWCLQAASTDPRRRRVFDILFLKCEFVDEMGPVKERHQTSMREGVGKIETDLILAVEKGQLPAELDTRRGALYLHAFVGGCLRDTLLLPASVDFASHCDAFVDACIDALRTSRALRKEPPPAHH
- a CDS encoding GlxA family transcriptional regulator gives rise to the protein MTLARSSPADPPVIAVVAVVAFGGISPFHLSVPCIVFGEDYGAGGVPRFDVRVCAAEPGMLRTTAGFAIAAPHGLEAIAAADIVIVPSWRDALEPPCEALIQALRAAHARGAQMVGLCLGAFVLAAAGILEGRLATTHWAWAETFACRFPAVRVDAAVLYVEDGNVLTSAGTAASLDCCLHLLRRRCGARAANYVARRLVVPPHRQGSQAQFVEQPLGIRARDERLSSLLDWVLENLGEPHSLDSLAQRALMSRRTFTRRFKLATGTTVGAWLLGARLSRAQQLLETTDDNVDVVAETAGFGSAVSLRQHFAEAFNTTPSNYRREFQGV
- a CDS encoding carboxypeptidase regulatory-like domain-containing protein yields the protein MKTRTTKKAMLATAVAAAALGLTAGAFAQGSGTVGGTTTDMTSAGNTNGGGMPQIQHKGDVAYVSGGVGSDESAALKSAAHQWPLAMRFTGPGSDYLADVHVRIVGPHDADVLKADSRGPYMLVKLPPGHYTVHARYKDDDQTREVNVAKTPGARADFHWNTQ
- a CDS encoding DegQ family serine endoprotease — its product is MNARTLSRGAVAVAVAAALSAGYVAGTRHADPQIISAAHAAAMMPAEAAAKTGIPDFSGLVETYGPAVVNISAKHVVKQTAQRSMQQLPVDPDDPFYQFFKRFYGQFPGFNGGDSGGGGGGQDDVPSASLGSGFIISNDGYILTNAHVVDGANVVTVKLTDKREFRAKVVGTDKQSDVAVLKINASNLPIVKIGDPNQSKVGQWVVAIGSPYGFDNTVTSGIISAKGRSLPNENYTPFIQTDVPVNPGNSGGPLFNLEGQVIGINSMIYSQTGGFQGLSFAIPIDEAMRVKDQLVKTGHVSRGRLGVAVQGVNQTLAESFGLQKPVGALVSSVDPDGPAAKSGLQAGDVILAVNGTAVNDSTDLPSQIASMKPGTKATLDIWRDKSKKQVTVTLGSLSDTKVADKGTQGSEQGRLGVAVRSLTPQERSGTSLTHGLLVQQSSGPAASAGIQPGDVILAVNGHPVTSVQQLRDVIAKAGNSVALLIQRDNAQIFVPVDLG